In Papaver somniferum cultivar HN1 chromosome 9, ASM357369v1, whole genome shotgun sequence, the genomic stretch taccttgACCCGTCATTGACCGTCAAGTTAATGTATTGATTTCATTGAAATAATATTTAACAACATAACattcttattttcatattagccTTACGAATTATAAAAATAGTTATCAGTGCCTTAGTGTCTAGTTATAATGGTCCGAATATGAACATGGCACCTGAATAAATGACCACGATTAAATCTTTTAAACTGGGCACAAACGTGAAAGTAAAAGTTAGGACTGTGTGAAATAAATACTCACCATATAAAGTTATGTCCCTCACGAaccaacatttttttttcttcatatttttccatCTTTCTAATTTAAAATCATTGTAGTTGTGTTTCgtaattttcaaaataaaaatcaaatgttaaaaaacttattttttttgaaaagatttgGTGTAATCCACAAAAAAAGAtccatttttttattataaattcaaatatattttttataaGCATGCAAGTTTGATGGTTAACATGAGATAAGTAAGTATACTAGTTTTATGATTGTTTAGTAACGTTGAAGGATTCATTTGATCATATTTCTCCTTATTGATCACGTTTTTAATTACTTTAATTAAAAATCACTAGTCCTCGTGGGAATGAATCTACGAGTGCATCTATGTGCACCCTTGCTAAACCGTGGGTTCACATTCCTCCCCCTATTATAGGCTATAGAACTAACCTTAGTTACCTATGTTGTTCATAAATTTTGAATATGAAAATAAATACAACATAGGGAAGTGTAGAACGAGATATATTAATTCGCCTATCAAAATAAGTATATTGATTCGACCAGGTGTTACATTACTAGCTTTATCCCGACTATTCATGTTTCTCTGGTTTTCCTTTAGGCATCACACATATCTAGTTTAATGGTTCATGTCGGTGATGAGATCAAGATAATAAGAACATGATTAattgtttctcttccaacaacaaTTACTTCATGATAAGCATCTCCTTTAAATACAGAAAGCAATTCTTAAAATAAAACAATACTGTACATATAATTCTTTGTTGACCAGGAAACCGGAATGTTGCATCCAAGTTTGGGAGATTTTTGCATCTATCAAACAACATGAGATAAAATTGGGTTTTCAAAGGGGCGAAGGCTCCTATGTTATTGATCAGAATCAGGATCTTGTAATTACTCAATTTAAAATGAACAAGGGTTTCTTTAACTTTCTCAGTCATAAAAATCAAAGTAGAAGTCAAATTAAATTCACGAATTTTAACAATTGGGTTTTCCTTAAATCGATTTGAGAAcgaaaaatgatttgattttgattgttttGAAGAAAATTTTACATTTCAAATCGATTTTCTAGAGTGAAAATCAACATTCCCTACCGATAtatatgttgatttctttcatggttaaaaaaaaaatacgcTTCCTAGTTTGCGTTCAAAAGTAATAGAAATAAGTATTAAAATCCAAACTTCGTAGGGTTGATTTAATCACATCAAAATGAAGCAACAGTTAAAGAGTCTTGACTTAAGGGAAGGAAGAAATAAGACACTCGGATTGTGAGCCCACTTTATTGTTTCCTCAAATTCTCCCGttttaaaaattaaaagaaaattaagtGACTAACCAGGGTTAAAGGACTAACCTATTAGAAAGGGAGGAATGTGTAACCCTGGTTAGAAGGGGTGCACATAGACGCACTCCTACTATTATGTTACTTGTTTATATAATGgaagtaaattttttttatgtaagCAACATTCATTAATGGTCTATCGACTTAAATttagtatttatttatttataaaaattcggAAAAAGTTAAGTGACAATTAAGTTACAACATGTAATACTaagaacaaaaaaatattaaaatataactCATTATACAAAAAATCTTAGAAGCTAATTTTTGTTGTCTCAAACAAAATAACCTTATGTTATAACCAAGTGTATCTTGTTGGACTTTATGTAGGTTTAGAAACAAATCATGTTTACTTAAGTtaatcattatttttttttactcaaaTTCAGATTAGTGATATACTCAAAGTCAGATTAGTGATAAACCCAACTTTCTCCAACTTTGGTTAGCAACAAACTCTTACGAAAAAACATGCTCAAGATAAAAGTATGCTAGCACTTGATTATAAAGACATATACGCTAAGAGTtctgtatatatataaaataccACATTTAAACTTTTGATATATCAGATGTACGAAAATATTGGATTATAAACGATATCTTTAATTTCGAACCGGATAGTAGAATATCCATATCCATCCATGGACACTATGTTTAGTAATGTCACACAATCGAACTTTTGATTATACGAGTATgcacaaacaccatgaaacttTATAAATCGAAAAGATAAATGTGGATTTGATCCTTTACAGCCATCCATAATAGTGAATCGACTATTTGTTGTGTATATAATCATATCAACTGGCCAGTATCAATAAAAACCAAACTTTCTACTACAAATATAGAAGAGATTATAGCCTAACATGACCACATATACCTTGGGTCGTTACCGGAGATACTGCAATTTCTTTGCACCAATCAATTTGacgaagcaaaaaaaaaacaaaaaaaccctaaaatacctctttattattttgaatatgTAGGGCTCCTGGTAAAAAATGACAGATTCTTCTTCATGTCAATGTGTTCATAAGATCTTGAAATCATCAGGTGCATCGTTATCAGGTTCTGGAATATCTCATATCAGTGGGAAAATGATAAATGGAAAGAGATTGCTGAGAAATTCATGGATAAGGCTGAATCAATTCATTCATATGTAAAAGTTGGAGTTTATTTGCTTGACTTTACCATGTTCAGTGTCTATCACTTGGTGTTGAgaaacatgaagaagaagaaaactggaAAGTTTTCTGTTACCAAGTACAAGGATTCAAGAAGTTTGGGTATAGGTGCAGGTATGAGTCTTGTGGTTTCCAGATCATGTATCTGTGATGGGGGAGATGCATCCTCTAGTTTTTCTACTTCTTTTCCTCTTCGTCCATCACCAGATGATGAAACTGTTTCGAGATTGGTAGGGATATTGGGTTTACGGTTAGGGTTTCGTACTTCACTTGACTAGATTCTTTAGTtaaggtttaagtttgggggtatttagtAATTTAACTAACTGGTCAAGAATCTAACCTAAAATAAAATGTTTATGGAATTAAATGCTATGTGTTAAGGGAAAATAATTAATATAAAATAAGTTTAATAAATTTTATAATTGTTATGTTCTTATGTTTATCTAATTGGGATGTATTTTTATGTGCATTCTTTTATATATTTGTGAGCTAACATATGAAATTAGAAACCTACCATTCTAGAACTGTGAAACCTTGTAGTTATCTTACACAATAACCTACACAGTCTTTTTAATGTTGGTGATACTATATGAAAATAGTATTAGTTTTGCAAAACCAAGGCTTCAAAGTCCCATTTTCGATACTATATTCTTCAACTCTGACCCAGATGATTTATGATGACGATGATTGTCTAAGAGTGCGAAAAAAATATTTCCATCTAGTCCAACCTCATAACAGGATTTGTGTACATTTGTTTTTGAGTGTGAACatcatttgtttttcatttcatAGGAAAAATGTTATCTGTTAATGTTTTCTTTCAAAATTGTGCTTTTATTCTTATCCTGAAACTCATTGTTCTTGTTGATCTCTAAGGGAAAGTGGAGTTCAGTACCACAGATTAATGCTAAGAAACAAAATCTCGTAGTCTGGAAcagtaagaaacaaaattcatagTCCCTCTCAACCTGTGAATCAGAATACATTGTTGCTGGTacttgttgtactcaacttctgtgGATGAAAAAAATGCTAATAGACTATGGCATAAATATTCCAACTATGAGTATTCTTTGTGACAACTCAAGTGCCATCCATCTAACACAAAATCCATTTTaacattctcgtactaaacatATGGATATTAGATATCACTTTATTCAAGAATTGTATGAGAATGAAGTCATCAAACTTGAATATGTTCCTTCGTAACGTCAACTTGCTGATATTCTTACAAAACCACTAGACCGTGCAACCTCTGAAAATCTCAGGAAGTGTTTTTGTATTGTCAAGGTACTTTAGTACTTATTTTTTGGTATatacttttgctattggcacgcattagttaaaaccgattcaacctttctcaaaTAATTAGATCTTGATAAGATAAATAGAGTTTATTATGATCACTATTTATGTCTTGTCGAAATAAGCGATTACgcaattggttcaacaatagaattaaacgttatatctaatgaaATGACAATTGTGCTCAAACATTATATCTAATTATAGAGTAATGCATTAACTAAAGGGGAGAAccatatcatcatgttgtgtagtatttcatactacaaaaggggaataacaaagatgttccggattgaatatatacctagctttcctttaggaggagtaaaagattttgttattcaaatgtcaacaacgacatttattaattgagtgtagaaggttattatgttgttgaaacttggaatcaagggtATGAAGAATGAATTAttttgtaatttatttatccatatgtAAATAGAatcttgtcactaaaattgacaaagggggagattgttagagcatagctcggttgaacccaccaagagttggtatatcaagttcggttgtcatattttagtatcaaaactcatctagagtcgcttaattaaatactagagtcaactttgtttaggttagactagaaagtctaagaatgttgagacatgcaagtattactttgaagacctgaagaatgcgaagaagtaatgACTACAGCGTagacatcatccttcaacttgaggttagtaatattgacttgagctTGTTTtcgttcctaacgtatctttcaagtcgtgctatattgaaaacataacatgcgaagctgtatatattgtgtaTGATAATCTAGTGatgagacttggtcataatagtatgatcaaaatatcaaggaagtatAGTACGAAGTAtaaatgcttatcttttggaacttcataaagatgacatcgacataatctatgctgtatagttgtttgattatgtgtgcatcatATAGGTTGGATTTCATCCTACAAAACTACGtatctttacattagtttaaggaagtagatgttgAACTTGTTtttataatcgaaagggaaatcatgattagtttttttatttctttgaacatcttttttggatgaccaatggagtTGAAaatggtagaacctatcttgacTATGTTAAGACTTGAGGTATAAACGGGTACGACTTATAATGAGTAGCATTTAGAGTCGGTCACTTGATTGTAACCGATCATATACTACGTTGGGATGCTATATGTAACCGATCACATAAAAGCTTTGGATCAAAGTGTAACCAGTCACATGACGTATTGAAGGTTAGTGTTAACCGGCGACATTATCACTTTGGAAACTAAAGTGTAACCGGTCACATGAAAACCTCGGGGAAAAAAGTGTAACAGGTCACATAGTTACCTTGGGAACCAAGTGTAACCATCCACAGGATGGCTTCGAGAagaaaggtgtaaccggtcacataaCTGATTACAATATCTTGGGATTGATGGTATAATAGGTCTTATGTCCCAAaaccatggttcacatatttcttcatgttgtgtctgaattagggtttaaGGGTTTACCAAGACGAGAAGCTTcatgattgaaaaagcgggggtacaacaaccacacccaatatttctcttggaaatctgtatggacaaactccaatatactttctagagaatcaactagacagtcagactcaatctagataaaaagtatatcaaagattttatatctcaatctctcgatttgatatatactcaagcaaatagaaatctgcgagtctttatcaaatactagagagatgacttggatggtaccaaaccaatatccaagtgtcaatcaatttaaataaacaaccaaaaggtcggatattctaatttgttaaacaacgcacaacctatgatatttcaattatataacaaaatataacgcggaaaagaaataacacagtggcgcagcgtatcaacggtaactcagctcaatctagaaatttaggttaaaatttccagagacctgacttcttgaatcgaagaattgaatcagattcgatgcaaggctctcgaattgatgacagaatcaaatcaatgcaaggctttagagaaaaACTCTAGTTTATTATCTCTTAAAAACTGAATGACAaaaactatcttacaatcccttatttataataacctaactttcctaaaaatcgagcatctaaaaaaggaaatcataaaagaaaaggaaatctaaaaaaaggccaaaattaggaaaggtatcaagatGCTGCATCAGGTACCGCCGGGGTAGAAGGATTCGACCAAGAATATGGAACTGGGTCTGGTGGAACAAAACGTGATAAATAACGAACATTGAAGACATCCGAAGTGTTGATGTTTGCTGGAAGTTGTAGGCGATAAGCATTGTCATTAATTCGTTCCACGACCGTGAGAGGACCTATTTTCTTTGCCTTGAGTTTATTATAAGCATGAGCCGGCATTCGATCTTTAGTGAGAAATACCCAAACTTGATCACCTACTTCGAAGAGAACACGACGGCGACGAGAATCAGACACAGCTTTGTACTTTGAGGAGGATGATTCGAGATTGGTAATAACCTGCGTATGAACCTTATGAATGTTGTCTACAAAATCATCAGCTACACCATGAAGACGTGTACGGTCTGGaagagtagataaatccaaaggacCACGAGGGAGAAGACCATAAACGACCTGAAATGGACTGAACCCCGAACTTCTATTTAGTGAATGATTATGAGCAAACTCTGCTTGAGGAAGTTTTGAATCCCAAGTTTTAATAGAATCACCCACAAGGCAGCGAAGGAAATTCCCCAAAGATTTATTGGTCACTTTTGTTTGACCGTCGGTTTGAGGATGATAAGAGGAGCTCATGGCAAGGCTGGTTCCTAGTAATTTCCATAAATACCTCCAAAAATGACCTAAGAACCGAGAATCCCGATCAGAAACGATGGAAGTTGGCAATCCATGGAGTCTGTAAACCTCTCGAAAGAAAAGTGTTGCGACTTGGACTGCATCTGTTGTCTTTTTACATGGAATGAAGTGTACCATCTTGGAGAAACGATCAACAATGACAAAGATTGAATCAAAACCCTTTTTTGTACGAGGAAGACCCATCACAAAGTCCATACTGATATCTGTCCATGGTTGTGTTAGAATAGGGAGAGGAAGGTAGAGACCGGCATTCGTGGCATGACCTTTTGATGTCTGACACACTGTACAGCGTTCGACAAAACGCTCAACATCACGTATCAATGCAGGACAAAAATAAGACTGAGAAAGTAAATGCAACGTCCGGTCGCGACCAATGTGACCTTCATTATGTGTTTCAGCAACAAGTTTAAGACGGAGGCTGCAGTCTGGAATGCAAAGAAGACTGTCTCGAAAAAGAAAGCCATCATACATAGTGAAATCTCGAGAAAGACCATTCTAAACGTTAAGAAGAACTCGACTAAAGAAATCATCAGACTCATACAAATCAGCAAAGGTGGAAAATCCGGGAACTGAGACATGAAGAACACTCAGCAAAGAACGGCGACGACTCAGGGCGTCAGCAACTCGATTGGAAACACCTGACGTGTGTTTGATAACAAACGTAAATTGTTGCAAGTAAGATATCCATTATGCATGACGAGCTGAGACTTTATCTTGAATATTCaggtgttttaaagcatcatgaTCTGTGTAGAGAACAAATTATTTATGGAAAAGATAATGTCTCCAGTGTTTGATTGCTTGAACCACTGCATAAAATTCCACATCGTAAGTATTATAACGTAGACGAGCTCCAGCCAGCTTTTTACTGAAGAAGGCAATAGGCCTGTTGCGTTGGCTCAAGACAGCACCAATGCCCAACTTAGAAGCATCACTATGTAGCTCAAAAACTTGAGTAAAATCTGGAAGAGCTAGTTTAGGTGCTGATAACAATTTTGTTTTAATGATCTCAAAAGCTGTAGTTGCTTCGGTAGTCCAAGTGAAGACACTATCATGACGAATACAATCAGTGATAGGTGCCATCAAACTGCTAAATTGCGGCACAAATCTTCGATAAAAAGATGCTAGACCATGAAAACTTCGAGTTTCAGATAAAGTAGTAGGAGTAGGCCAAGATTTGATTGCTTATACTTTGCCTGGGTCGATGGCTAGCCCTTCTGCTGAGACGATGTATCCAAGGAAGTGAACCTCAGGAGAGACGAACTCACACTTCTTTAGTGTGGAAAATAGTTGATCTCGACGGAGAACAAGAAGTACTTCTCTCAAGTGTGCAAGATGTTCTGTTAAGGACTTACTAaatatgagaatatcatcaaaataaactactacaaacTTACCTATGAAGGGCCGAAGAGATTGATTCATAACGCGCATGAAGGTGCTTGGTGCATTGGACAAGCCAAAGGGTATGACAAGCCATTCAAAAAGTCCTTCTCTAGTTTTAAAAGGCGTCTTCCATTCATCTTCTGGACGGATTCATATCTGATGATAACCACTTCGAAGATCTAGTTTAGAAAATCGTTGCAACTCCAATTTGATCTAATAGATCGTCGAGACGGGGAATGGGAAATCTATAGCgtactgtaattttatttataCCACGGCTATCGACACACATCCTCTAAGATCCGTCCTTCTTTGGTATAAGCAAAGCTGGGACTGCACACGGACTCAGACTTTCACGTAAATATCCCTTCAACACAAGATCCTCAACTTTACGTCTAAGTTCTTCATGCTCACTCGGACTCATACAATAATGAGATCGATTAGGAAGAACAACATCTGGAATTAGATCAATATGGTGTTGAATGTCTCTGAGGGGAGGAAGGCCGGGTGATAACTCATTGGGAAAAACATCCTGAAAATCCTCCAATAGTCTTTGAAAGTGTTCTGGAGGTGATGGTAAAGGCTCCCTGACAACCGAATTGATCAATATTAGAACACATCCCTCTTCTCGAAGTGTTTGTTCAAAAGCCTTTTGCTGCAAGAGAAGGACTGGAGCTGATGGTGTGTGATGTTTCTCGGGCAAAGAAGACTGTAGAGTGAAATTGCGATTATTGTAACGAAAATTGTAGGTATTACGATAGCCATCGTGTTGTACTCGAAGATCAAATAACTAAGGGCGTCCTAAGAGTAGATGGCAAGCATCCATCGGAGCAACATCACAATGAATCTGATCCTTATATGAATCACCCACCGAAAAAGAAATCAATGCTCGTCGAGTTATGAGTACATCGGTTTCTCGATCCAGCCATGCCAACTTGTAAGGTTTAGGATGTAGTTCTGTTGATAATTGAAGCTTGTTTACAACTTCCTCAGCAATGACGTTTTCGCTACTTCCAGAGTCAATTATGAATTTGCACACCTTGCCTCCAATAATACACTTTGAATGAAAAAGATTATGTTGTTGAGGGTTGAAATTTGTTCCACGCGGAGCTAAACACACACGTCGTAACATTAATGCTGGTCCACTATCAGCTGTAAGAACCTCCACTTCATCTTGTGGCTCTGCAGCTTCCTCATCGTAAATTACTTCAACGTCATTACCAGCAGTGTCAAGGAGGAGGCCTCTTATGTTTTTAGTGGGGCAGTTAGACTGTCGGTGACCTATATCTCCACAATAAAACCAACGAAGTGAGTTTAATCGAGTTTGCCGATTGTCAAGAGCTGGAACAATGGGTGTATCTGCTTTGACAGAAACAGCTTCATCTGTCGCAGTCGGAGTGTGATTTGGTCGAGAAGAACGAACAGTAGACCAGGATGAAAAGGATGATTTAGTTTGTGCCTCAATAGTTAAAGCTTGTTGATGTGCTTCTGACAATGTCAATGGATGAAAGAGATTGATTGTGTGTTGAATCTGTTGTCGTAATCCTGCTGTAAACCGTGCTACCATTTGACGCTCAGAGTCTTGTATATCAACTCGATtgagaagtaaaaaaaattcAGTGGAGTAATCAGCCACAGATCGGTGCCTTGGCGGATGGTATGGAGACGCTGAAACATAAGCTGGTCATAATTGTAAGGCAAGAATGTTTTCTTAAGTTTCGATGTAAGTTTATCCCATGACATGATCTTCGGTTTTCCGAGACGTGCACGAGTTGTCTTCAATTGTGTCCACCATGCAGCTGCTCTTCCACGAAAACGCATCGTTAAAACAGGAACACATCGATCCATTGGAGCTCGTTTGAACTCCATAATTTCTTCCACCGTGACTATCCAATCGATCAGTTCTTCAGCCGAAGAATTTCCATGAAACTCTGGTATCTCGGTTTTGAATCCTGTTTCCCAATGATTATCCGCTGCTGCAATTTGGACGTTGTCTTGTGTCAGGGGACGGTTGTTGCGTAGATTTGCAAAGGGGTTATCTATTTATGAAAACGGGTTTTCTTCGTTGTCACCATCGTTactgttattattattttcatgttcAATATTTTCTCGAACTGGTGGTGGTTGTTGCTGAACAGCAAGGGCTTGGAGAGTGGTAGTGATCGTGGCCATCTGGGCTTGTAGCTCATCAATAGCATCTCGGGTGATTTCTGCTTCAGTACGCAATGGTGCACGACGAGGTCTTGGCATCGTGTTATCAAACAAGGAACGTAGTTGTCTCTGATACCAACCTGGCGCAGCGTATCAACGGTAACTCATCTCAAtctagaaatttaggttaaaatttccatagacctgacttcttgaatcgaagaATTGAATCAGATTCGATGCAAGGCTCTCGAATTGatgacaaaatcaaatcaatgcaaggctttagagaaaaACTCTAGTTTATTATCTCTTAAAAACTGAATGACAaaaactatcttacaatcccttatttataataacctaactttcctaaaaatcgagcatctaaaaagaaaatcataaaagaaaaggaaatctaaaaaaaggccaaaattaggaaaggtatcaagatgctgcatcgcacagacaccagaattttattaacgaggaaaccgcaaatgccgaatgatattgttttttgattgttgttttagtaatgaggttcaaactctcggacttgtgaagattaaatttaaagatttaataaaattatatacaaaaatattaacaaagtgggcgagaggtatgagaaaataaccaagacactgattccactattacacatgaattaatgatggtaaataatccaaaactctaattatcttttaagtcctttatatcttaactcactaataatcaagcaaattctcaaacatcaattgtatcccttaagcatagattatctaaacaaagcataacctatctaattgaatcacaactgattaggaaaattacgcaaacaatttaaaactccgcaaaagttgtgattgagtgaattataattaaatattagagaaaataaaatagttaccaattattcatgcgtaaatagcttcctcatttccttggttgtgggacaattagccgctcatcatgttggaaacacgctcaaaaatcattattatttctcaaagggtgtttacaaattaaagaaaactaataatacaatgaatctgcaacgctgtctctctattttcttccccaGACTCTCGATGTCCCCTCTCTGGCTCCCaggaatcatttatatacccaaaagtcaagaaatattttgaataaatgctcataatctcctcagtaatgacattaaactcgagaatattttctttattctcacgCGATTCTGAGTTGGCAAAGAAATCTCTTTTAATCAATTTAATATAATCCAGAGAATAAAATCTTCTTGTTTTAGTCAAGTATCTCCCATAATAAACACAACATATACGTGCTTCCCATTCTTGTTTTGTCgacaataaatggagattttccttTTTATCCGAATTTGAATATGTGACCCTTCATGTTTTAGTCAAACAGGGTAATGCCAACTCATTCCCATGCAAAACTCTCCAAATCAGCACGTATCTTCATGAacaaaaccttgaaaatatcttcacaactgttttcttcaaaccaagaatatatccttccttttacgAATCAACGACAATTATTGCCCCTGTTTTACTGTTACAGCTCATCACCAACCAATCCGTGCCACAAATCTCCAAAAAAAAGTCTCATAAAATTATAACCAAAAATACGTTGTTGAAgccaaaactttcccgccaaattctgttCATTCCGTGGAGAAGAAGATGGTTCTCCCCCTAACAGAAATGGGGTGCGAATATCCATGGGGTGTGCATAGTacatagggtgccccttagtaactgaggtgccccttaaccaacactgagagttcgaataacacgtgtcctccggggtgcaaaaaccacttttcgagcaactttttccacataagtgtttattggccaaaaatacctacaaggacataaaataccataattaatacataatcgagcactaacagtacagaacattgagaacaaaatagacacaaaaatgcgtatatcaaatacccccaaacttattatttgctattcctcgagcaaaactaaaaaataaaaccgagttaatctcgggtgggtttatcagaggtgtacccacaaaaaccatgacttttaattggtcacaagtatccaaagagctaagaggacata encodes the following:
- the LOC113312054 gene encoding uncharacterized protein LOC113312054; this translates as MPRPRRAPLRTEAEITRDAIDELQAQMATITTTLQALAVQQQPPPVRENIEHENNNNSNDGFKTEIPEFHGNSSAEELIDWIVTVEEIMEFKRAPMDRCVPVLTMRFRGRAAAWWTQLKTTPYVSASPYHPPRHRSVADYSTEFFLLLNRVDIQDSERQMVARFTAGLRQQIQHTINLFHPLTLSEAHQQALTIEAQTKSSFSSWSTVRSSRPNHTPTATDEAVSVKADTPIVPALDNRQTRLNSLRWFYCGDIGHRQSNCPTKNIRGLLLDTAGNDVEVIYDEEAAEPQDEVEVLTADSGPALMLRRVCLAPRGTNFNPQQHNLFHSKCIIGGKVCKFIIDSGSSENVIAEEVVNKLQLSTELHPKPYKLAWLDRETDSSLPEKHHTPSAPVLLLQQKAFEQTLREEGCVLILINSVVREPLPSPPEHFQRLLEDFQDVFPNELSPGLPPLRDIQHHIDLIPDVVLPNRSHYCMSPSEHEELRRKVEDLVLKGYLRESLSPCAVPALLIPKKDGS